A stretch of the Ornithodoros turicata isolate Travis chromosome 4, ASM3712646v1, whole genome shotgun sequence genome encodes the following:
- the LOC135392401 gene encoding uncharacterized protein LOC135392401 — protein sequence MEDCKPIKTPMEVGQRNDTTTATAAEKNPNVPFQSLIGNLMYLVQGPRPDLAFVSHYLSQFNLNHTLSHWGMAKGVLRYLKGTRNIGTTYTACKEPITAYTDASWNECGTGRSRSGYVFTMSMGAISWRSTRQQLIALSTCEAEYIAFTEGLKEGKWIKTFMAELGFNSYGTQTLEVRCDNQNN from the coding sequence ATGGAGGATTGCAAACCGATAAAAACACCAATGGAAGTTGGACAGAGGAATGACACGACGACTGCGACTGCTGCAGAGAAGAATCCGAATGTACCATTTCAGTCCCTGATAGGAAATTTAATGTATTTGGTGCAAGGGCCACGTCCAGATCTTGCTTTTGTCAGTCACTACCTGAGCCAGTTCAACTTAAACCACACGCTAAGTCACTGGGGGATGGCGAAAGGAGTGCTACGCTACCTCAAGGGAACCCGCAACATTGGAACAACGTACACCGCATGCAAGGAGCCAATAACAGCTTATACCGATGCAAGCTGGAACGAGTGCGGCACTGGCAGATCGAGGAGTGGTTACGTGTTCACAATGTCTATGGGTGCAATCAGTTGGAGATCGACGAGACAACAACTAATAGCTTTGTCAACATGCGAAGCGGAATACATTGCGTTCACGGAAGGCTTAAAAGAAGGAAAGTGGATTAAAACGTTCATGGCAGAACTTGGATTCAATAGTTATGGAACTCAGACCTTAGAAGTCCGTTGTGACAACCAGAATAACTGA